In Nomascus leucogenys isolate Asia chromosome 6, Asia_NLE_v1, whole genome shotgun sequence, one DNA window encodes the following:
- the CILP gene encoding cartilage intermediate layer protein 1 isoform X2, producing the protein MLTQSVRRVQPGKRNPSIFAKPADTLESPGEWTTWFNIDYPGGKGDYERLDAIRFYYGDRVCARPLRLEARTTDWTPAGSTGQVVHGSPREGFWCLNREQRPGQNCSNYTVRFLCPPGSLRRDTEGIWSPWSPWSKCSAACGQTGVQTRTRTCLAETVSLCSEATEEGQHCMGQDCAACDLTCPMGQVNADCDACMCQDFMLHGAVSLPGGAPASGATVYLLTKTPKLLTQTDSDGRFRIPGLCPDGKSILKITKVKFAPIVRTMPKTSLKAATIKAEFVRAETPYMVMNPETKARRAGQSVSLCCKATGKPSPDKYFWYHNDTLLDPSLYKHESKLVLRKLQQDQAGEYFCKAQSDAGAVKSKVAQLIVIAPDETPCNPVPESYLIRLPHDCFQKATNSFYYDVGRCPVKTCVGQQDNGIRCRDAVQNCCGISKTEEKEIQCSGYTLPTKVAKECSCQRCTETRSIVRGRVSAADNGEPMRFGHVYMGNSRVSMTGYKGTFTLHVPQDTERLVLTFVDRLQKFVNTTKVLPFNKKGSAVFHEIKMLRRKEPITLEAMETNIIPLGEMVGEDPMAELEIPSRSFYRQNGEPYTGKVKASVTFLDPRNISTATAAQSDLNFINDEGDTFPLRTYGMFSVDFRDEVTSEPLNAGKVKVHLDSTQVKMPEHISTVKLWSLNPDTGLWEEEGDFKFENQRRNKREDRTFLVGNMEIRERRLFNLDVPESRRCFVKVRAYRSERFLPSEQIQGVVISVINLEPRTGFLSNPRAWGRFDSVITGPNGACVPAFCDDQSPDAYSAYVLASLAGEELQAVESSPKFNPNAIGVPQPYLNKLNYRRTDHEDPRVKKTAFQISMAKPRPNSAEESNGPIYAFENLRACEEAPPSAAHFRFYQIEGDRYDYNTVPFNEDDPMSWTEDYLAWWPKPMEFRACYIKVKIVGPLEVNVRSRNMGGTHRRTVGKLYGIRDVRSTRDRDQPNVSAACLEFKCSGMLYDQDRVDRTLVKVIPQGSCRRASVNPMLHEYLVNHLPLAVNNDTSEYTMLAPLDPLGHNYGIYTVTDQDPRTAKEIALGRCFDGTSDGSSRIMKSNVGVALTFNCVERQVGRQSAFQYLQSTPARSPAAGTVQGRVPSRRQQRASRGGQRQRGAVASLRFPTVAQQPLIN; encoded by the exons ATGCTCACCCAGTCGGTAAGAAGAGTTCAGCCTGGGAAGAGGAACCCCAGCATCTTTGCCAAGCCTGCCGACACCCTGGAGA GCCCTGGTGAGTGGACAACGTGGTTCAACATTGACTACCCAGGCGGGAAGGGCGACTATGAGCGGCTGGACGCCATTCGCTTCTACTATGGGGACCGTGTATGTGCCCGTCCCCTGCGGCTAGAGGCTCGGACCACTGACTGGACACCTGCGGGCAGCACTGGCCAGGTGGTCCATGGTAGTCCCCGTGAGGGTTTCTGGTGCCTCAACAGGGAGCAGCGGCCTGGCCAGAACTGTTCTAATTACACCGTACGCTTCCTCTGCCCACCAG GATCCCTGCGCCGAGACACAGAGGGCATCTGGAGCCCATGGTCTCCCTGGAGCAAGTGCTCAGCTGCCTGTGGTCAGACTGGGGTCCAGACTCGCACACGCACTTGCTTGGCAGAGACGGTGTCGCTGTGCAGTGAGGCCACCGAAGAGGGTCAGCACTGCATGGGCCAGGACTGTGCAG CCTGTGACCTGACCTGCCCAATGGGCCAGGTGAATGCTGACTGTGATGCCTGCATGTGCCAGGACTTCATGCTTCATGGGGCTGTCTCCCTTCCTGGAGGTGCCCCAGCCTCAGGGGCCACTGTCTACCTGCTGACCAAGACGCCGAAGCTGTTGACCCAGACAGACAGTGATGGGAGATTCCGAATCCCTGGCTTGTGCCCTGATGGCAAAAGCATCCTGAAGATCACAAAGGTCAAGTTTGCCCCCATTGTACGCACAATGCCCAAGACTAGCCTGAAGGCAGCCACCATCAAGGCAGAGTTTGTGAGGGCAG AGACTCCATACATGGTGATGAACCCTGAGACAAAAGCACGGAGAGCCGGGCAGAGCGTGTCCCTGTGCTGTAAGGCCACAGGGAAGCCCAGTCCGGACAAGTATTTTTG GTATCATAATGACACATTGCTGGATCCTTCCCTCTACAAGCATGAGAGCAAGCTGGTGCTGAGGAAACTGCAGCAGGACCAGGCTGGGGAGTACTTTTGCAAGGCCCAGAGTGATGCTGGGGCTGTGAAGTCCAAGGTTGCCCAGCTGATTGTCATAG CACCTGACGAGACTCCTTGCAACCCAGTTCCTGAGAGCTATCTTATCCGGTTGCCCCATGATTGCTTTCAGAAAGCCACCAACTCCTTCTACTATGACGTGGGACGCTGCCCTGTCAAGACCTGTGTAGGGCAGCAGGATAATGGGATCAGGTGCCGTGATGCTGTGCAGAACTGCTGTGGCATCTCCAAGACAGAGGAGAAAGAGATCCAGTGCAGTGGCTACACGCTACCCACCAAGGTGGCCAAGGAGTGCAGCTGCCAGCGGTGTACAGAAACTCGGAGCATCGTGCGGGGCCGTGTCAGTGCTGCTGACAATGGGGAGCCCATGCGCTTTGGCCATGTGTACATGGGGAATAGCCGTGTAAGCATGACTGGCTACAAGGGCACTTTCACCCTCCATGTCCCCCAGGACACTGAGAGGCTGGTGCTCACATTTGTGGACAGGCTGCAGAAGTTCGTCAACACCACCAAAGTGCTACCTTTCAACAAGAAGGGGAGTGCCGTGTTCCATGAAATCAAGATGCTTCGTCGGAAAGAGCCCATCACTTTGGAAGCCATGGAGACCAACATCATCCCCCTGGGGGAAATGGTTGGTGAAGACCCCATGGCTGAACTGGAGATTCCATCCAGGAGTTTCTACAGGCAGAATGGGGAGCCCTACACAGGAAAAGTGAAGGCCAGTGTGACCTTCCTGGATCCCCGGAATATTTCCACAGCCACAGCTGCCCAGAGTGACCTGAACTTCATCAATGACGAAGGAGACACTTTCCCCCTTCGGACGTATGGCATGTTCTCTGTGGACTTCAGAGATGAGGTCACCTCAGAGCCACTTAATGCTGGCAAAGTGAAGGTCCACCTCGACTCGACCCAGGTCAAGATGCCAGAGCACATATCCACAGTGAAACTCTGGTCACTCAATCCAGACACAGGGctgtgggaggaggaaggggacttcaaatttgaaaatcaaaggaggaacaaaagagaagacagaacCTTTCTGGTGGGCAACATGGAGATTCGTGAGAGGAGGCTCTTTAACCTGGATGTTCCTGAAAGCAGGCGGTGCTTTGTTAAGGTGAGGGCCTACCGGAGTGAGAGGTTCTTGCCTAGTGAGCAGATCCAGGGGGTTGTGATCTCTGTGATTAACCTGGAGCCTAGAACTGGCTTCTTGTCCAACCCTAGGGCCTGGGGCCGCTTTGACAGTGTCATCACAGGCCCCAATGGGGCCTGTGTGCCTGCCTTCTGTGATGACCAGTCCCCTGATGCCTACTCTGCCTATGTCTTGGCAAGCCTGGCTGGGGAGGAACTGCAAGCAGTGGAGTCTTCTCCTAAATTCAACCCAAATGCAATTGGCGTCCCTCAGCCCTATCTCAACAAGCTCAACTACCGTCGGACGGACCATGAGGATCCACGGGTTAAAAAGACAGCTTTCCAGATTAGCATGGCCAAGCCAAGGCCCAACTCAGCTGAGGAGAGCAATGGGCCCATCTATGCCTTTGAGAACCTCCGGGCATGTGAAGAGGCACCGCCCAGTGCAGCCCACTTCCGGTTCTACCAGATTGAGGGGGATCGATATGACTACAACACAGTCCCCTTCAATGAAGATGACCCTATGAGCTGGACTGAAGACTATCTGGCATGGTGGCCAAAGCCGATGGAATTCAGGGCCTGCTATATCAAGGTGAAGATTGTGGGGCCACTGGAAGTGAATGTGCGATCCCGCAACATGGGGGGCACTCATCGGCGGACAGTGGGGAAGCTGTATGGAATCCGAGATGTGAGGAGCACTCGGGACAGGGACCAGCCCAATGTCTCAGCTGCCTGTCTGGAGTTCAAGTGCAGTGGGATGCTCTATGATCAGGACCGTGTGGACCGCACCCTGGTGAAGGTCATCCCCCAGGGCAGCTGCCGTCGAGCCAGTGTGAACCCCATGCTGCATGAGTACCTGGTCAACCACTTGCCACTTGCAGTCAACAATGACACCAGTGAGTACACCATGCTGGCACCCTTGGACCCACTGGGCCACAACTATGGCATCTACACTGTCACTGACCAGGACCCTCGCACAGCCAAGGAGATCGCACTTGGCCGGTGCTTTGATGGCACATCCGATGGCTCCTCCAGAATCATGAAGAGCAATGTGGGAGTAGCCCTCACCTTCAACTGTGTAGAGAGGCAAGTAGGCCGCCAGAGTGCCTTCCAGTACCTCCAAAGCACCCCAGCGCGGTCCCCTGCTGCAGGCACTGTCCAAGGAAGAGTGCCCTCAAGAAGGCAGCAGCGAGCAAGCAGGGGTGGCCAGCGCCAGCGTGGAGCGGTGGCCTCTCTGAGATTTCCTACAGTTGCTCAACAGCCCCTGATCAACTAA
- the CILP gene encoding cartilage intermediate layer protein 1 isoform X1, translated as MVGTKAWVFSFLVLEVTSVLGRQTMLTQSVRRVQPGKRNPSIFAKPADTLESPGEWTTWFNIDYPGGKGDYERLDAIRFYYGDRVCARPLRLEARTTDWTPAGSTGQVVHGSPREGFWCLNREQRPGQNCSNYTVRFLCPPGSLRRDTEGIWSPWSPWSKCSAACGQTGVQTRTRTCLAETVSLCSEATEEGQHCMGQDCAACDLTCPMGQVNADCDACMCQDFMLHGAVSLPGGAPASGATVYLLTKTPKLLTQTDSDGRFRIPGLCPDGKSILKITKVKFAPIVRTMPKTSLKAATIKAEFVRAETPYMVMNPETKARRAGQSVSLCCKATGKPSPDKYFWYHNDTLLDPSLYKHESKLVLRKLQQDQAGEYFCKAQSDAGAVKSKVAQLIVIAPDETPCNPVPESYLIRLPHDCFQKATNSFYYDVGRCPVKTCVGQQDNGIRCRDAVQNCCGISKTEEKEIQCSGYTLPTKVAKECSCQRCTETRSIVRGRVSAADNGEPMRFGHVYMGNSRVSMTGYKGTFTLHVPQDTERLVLTFVDRLQKFVNTTKVLPFNKKGSAVFHEIKMLRRKEPITLEAMETNIIPLGEMVGEDPMAELEIPSRSFYRQNGEPYTGKVKASVTFLDPRNISTATAAQSDLNFINDEGDTFPLRTYGMFSVDFRDEVTSEPLNAGKVKVHLDSTQVKMPEHISTVKLWSLNPDTGLWEEEGDFKFENQRRNKREDRTFLVGNMEIRERRLFNLDVPESRRCFVKVRAYRSERFLPSEQIQGVVISVINLEPRTGFLSNPRAWGRFDSVITGPNGACVPAFCDDQSPDAYSAYVLASLAGEELQAVESSPKFNPNAIGVPQPYLNKLNYRRTDHEDPRVKKTAFQISMAKPRPNSAEESNGPIYAFENLRACEEAPPSAAHFRFYQIEGDRYDYNTVPFNEDDPMSWTEDYLAWWPKPMEFRACYIKVKIVGPLEVNVRSRNMGGTHRRTVGKLYGIRDVRSTRDRDQPNVSAACLEFKCSGMLYDQDRVDRTLVKVIPQGSCRRASVNPMLHEYLVNHLPLAVNNDTSEYTMLAPLDPLGHNYGIYTVTDQDPRTAKEIALGRCFDGTSDGSSRIMKSNVGVALTFNCVERQVGRQSAFQYLQSTPARSPAAGTVQGRVPSRRQQRASRGGQRQRGAVASLRFPTVAQQPLIN; from the exons GGAGACAGACGATGCTCACCCAGTCGGTAAGAAGAGTTCAGCCTGGGAAGAGGAACCCCAGCATCTTTGCCAAGCCTGCCGACACCCTGGAGA GCCCTGGTGAGTGGACAACGTGGTTCAACATTGACTACCCAGGCGGGAAGGGCGACTATGAGCGGCTGGACGCCATTCGCTTCTACTATGGGGACCGTGTATGTGCCCGTCCCCTGCGGCTAGAGGCTCGGACCACTGACTGGACACCTGCGGGCAGCACTGGCCAGGTGGTCCATGGTAGTCCCCGTGAGGGTTTCTGGTGCCTCAACAGGGAGCAGCGGCCTGGCCAGAACTGTTCTAATTACACCGTACGCTTCCTCTGCCCACCAG GATCCCTGCGCCGAGACACAGAGGGCATCTGGAGCCCATGGTCTCCCTGGAGCAAGTGCTCAGCTGCCTGTGGTCAGACTGGGGTCCAGACTCGCACACGCACTTGCTTGGCAGAGACGGTGTCGCTGTGCAGTGAGGCCACCGAAGAGGGTCAGCACTGCATGGGCCAGGACTGTGCAG CCTGTGACCTGACCTGCCCAATGGGCCAGGTGAATGCTGACTGTGATGCCTGCATGTGCCAGGACTTCATGCTTCATGGGGCTGTCTCCCTTCCTGGAGGTGCCCCAGCCTCAGGGGCCACTGTCTACCTGCTGACCAAGACGCCGAAGCTGTTGACCCAGACAGACAGTGATGGGAGATTCCGAATCCCTGGCTTGTGCCCTGATGGCAAAAGCATCCTGAAGATCACAAAGGTCAAGTTTGCCCCCATTGTACGCACAATGCCCAAGACTAGCCTGAAGGCAGCCACCATCAAGGCAGAGTTTGTGAGGGCAG AGACTCCATACATGGTGATGAACCCTGAGACAAAAGCACGGAGAGCCGGGCAGAGCGTGTCCCTGTGCTGTAAGGCCACAGGGAAGCCCAGTCCGGACAAGTATTTTTG GTATCATAATGACACATTGCTGGATCCTTCCCTCTACAAGCATGAGAGCAAGCTGGTGCTGAGGAAACTGCAGCAGGACCAGGCTGGGGAGTACTTTTGCAAGGCCCAGAGTGATGCTGGGGCTGTGAAGTCCAAGGTTGCCCAGCTGATTGTCATAG CACCTGACGAGACTCCTTGCAACCCAGTTCCTGAGAGCTATCTTATCCGGTTGCCCCATGATTGCTTTCAGAAAGCCACCAACTCCTTCTACTATGACGTGGGACGCTGCCCTGTCAAGACCTGTGTAGGGCAGCAGGATAATGGGATCAGGTGCCGTGATGCTGTGCAGAACTGCTGTGGCATCTCCAAGACAGAGGAGAAAGAGATCCAGTGCAGTGGCTACACGCTACCCACCAAGGTGGCCAAGGAGTGCAGCTGCCAGCGGTGTACAGAAACTCGGAGCATCGTGCGGGGCCGTGTCAGTGCTGCTGACAATGGGGAGCCCATGCGCTTTGGCCATGTGTACATGGGGAATAGCCGTGTAAGCATGACTGGCTACAAGGGCACTTTCACCCTCCATGTCCCCCAGGACACTGAGAGGCTGGTGCTCACATTTGTGGACAGGCTGCAGAAGTTCGTCAACACCACCAAAGTGCTACCTTTCAACAAGAAGGGGAGTGCCGTGTTCCATGAAATCAAGATGCTTCGTCGGAAAGAGCCCATCACTTTGGAAGCCATGGAGACCAACATCATCCCCCTGGGGGAAATGGTTGGTGAAGACCCCATGGCTGAACTGGAGATTCCATCCAGGAGTTTCTACAGGCAGAATGGGGAGCCCTACACAGGAAAAGTGAAGGCCAGTGTGACCTTCCTGGATCCCCGGAATATTTCCACAGCCACAGCTGCCCAGAGTGACCTGAACTTCATCAATGACGAAGGAGACACTTTCCCCCTTCGGACGTATGGCATGTTCTCTGTGGACTTCAGAGATGAGGTCACCTCAGAGCCACTTAATGCTGGCAAAGTGAAGGTCCACCTCGACTCGACCCAGGTCAAGATGCCAGAGCACATATCCACAGTGAAACTCTGGTCACTCAATCCAGACACAGGGctgtgggaggaggaaggggacttcaaatttgaaaatcaaaggaggaacaaaagagaagacagaacCTTTCTGGTGGGCAACATGGAGATTCGTGAGAGGAGGCTCTTTAACCTGGATGTTCCTGAAAGCAGGCGGTGCTTTGTTAAGGTGAGGGCCTACCGGAGTGAGAGGTTCTTGCCTAGTGAGCAGATCCAGGGGGTTGTGATCTCTGTGATTAACCTGGAGCCTAGAACTGGCTTCTTGTCCAACCCTAGGGCCTGGGGCCGCTTTGACAGTGTCATCACAGGCCCCAATGGGGCCTGTGTGCCTGCCTTCTGTGATGACCAGTCCCCTGATGCCTACTCTGCCTATGTCTTGGCAAGCCTGGCTGGGGAGGAACTGCAAGCAGTGGAGTCTTCTCCTAAATTCAACCCAAATGCAATTGGCGTCCCTCAGCCCTATCTCAACAAGCTCAACTACCGTCGGACGGACCATGAGGATCCACGGGTTAAAAAGACAGCTTTCCAGATTAGCATGGCCAAGCCAAGGCCCAACTCAGCTGAGGAGAGCAATGGGCCCATCTATGCCTTTGAGAACCTCCGGGCATGTGAAGAGGCACCGCCCAGTGCAGCCCACTTCCGGTTCTACCAGATTGAGGGGGATCGATATGACTACAACACAGTCCCCTTCAATGAAGATGACCCTATGAGCTGGACTGAAGACTATCTGGCATGGTGGCCAAAGCCGATGGAATTCAGGGCCTGCTATATCAAGGTGAAGATTGTGGGGCCACTGGAAGTGAATGTGCGATCCCGCAACATGGGGGGCACTCATCGGCGGACAGTGGGGAAGCTGTATGGAATCCGAGATGTGAGGAGCACTCGGGACAGGGACCAGCCCAATGTCTCAGCTGCCTGTCTGGAGTTCAAGTGCAGTGGGATGCTCTATGATCAGGACCGTGTGGACCGCACCCTGGTGAAGGTCATCCCCCAGGGCAGCTGCCGTCGAGCCAGTGTGAACCCCATGCTGCATGAGTACCTGGTCAACCACTTGCCACTTGCAGTCAACAATGACACCAGTGAGTACACCATGCTGGCACCCTTGGACCCACTGGGCCACAACTATGGCATCTACACTGTCACTGACCAGGACCCTCGCACAGCCAAGGAGATCGCACTTGGCCGGTGCTTTGATGGCACATCCGATGGCTCCTCCAGAATCATGAAGAGCAATGTGGGAGTAGCCCTCACCTTCAACTGTGTAGAGAGGCAAGTAGGCCGCCAGAGTGCCTTCCAGTACCTCCAAAGCACCCCAGCGCGGTCCCCTGCTGCAGGCACTGTCCAAGGAAGAGTGCCCTCAAGAAGGCAGCAGCGAGCAAGCAGGGGTGGCCAGCGCCAGCGTGGAGCGGTGGCCTCTCTGAGATTTCCTACAGTTGCTCAACAGCCCCTGATCAACTAA
- the CILP gene encoding cartilage intermediate layer protein 1 isoform X3: MGQDCAACDLTCPMGQVNADCDACMCQDFMLHGAVSLPGGAPASGATVYLLTKTPKLLTQTDSDGRFRIPGLCPDGKSILKITKVKFAPIVRTMPKTSLKAATIKAEFVRAETPYMVMNPETKARRAGQSVSLCCKATGKPSPDKYFWYHNDTLLDPSLYKHESKLVLRKLQQDQAGEYFCKAQSDAGAVKSKVAQLIVIAPDETPCNPVPESYLIRLPHDCFQKATNSFYYDVGRCPVKTCVGQQDNGIRCRDAVQNCCGISKTEEKEIQCSGYTLPTKVAKECSCQRCTETRSIVRGRVSAADNGEPMRFGHVYMGNSRVSMTGYKGTFTLHVPQDTERLVLTFVDRLQKFVNTTKVLPFNKKGSAVFHEIKMLRRKEPITLEAMETNIIPLGEMVGEDPMAELEIPSRSFYRQNGEPYTGKVKASVTFLDPRNISTATAAQSDLNFINDEGDTFPLRTYGMFSVDFRDEVTSEPLNAGKVKVHLDSTQVKMPEHISTVKLWSLNPDTGLWEEEGDFKFENQRRNKREDRTFLVGNMEIRERRLFNLDVPESRRCFVKVRAYRSERFLPSEQIQGVVISVINLEPRTGFLSNPRAWGRFDSVITGPNGACVPAFCDDQSPDAYSAYVLASLAGEELQAVESSPKFNPNAIGVPQPYLNKLNYRRTDHEDPRVKKTAFQISMAKPRPNSAEESNGPIYAFENLRACEEAPPSAAHFRFYQIEGDRYDYNTVPFNEDDPMSWTEDYLAWWPKPMEFRACYIKVKIVGPLEVNVRSRNMGGTHRRTVGKLYGIRDVRSTRDRDQPNVSAACLEFKCSGMLYDQDRVDRTLVKVIPQGSCRRASVNPMLHEYLVNHLPLAVNNDTSEYTMLAPLDPLGHNYGIYTVTDQDPRTAKEIALGRCFDGTSDGSSRIMKSNVGVALTFNCVERQVGRQSAFQYLQSTPARSPAAGTVQGRVPSRRQQRASRGGQRQRGAVASLRFPTVAQQPLIN; this comes from the exons ATGGGCCAGGACTGTGCAG CCTGTGACCTGACCTGCCCAATGGGCCAGGTGAATGCTGACTGTGATGCCTGCATGTGCCAGGACTTCATGCTTCATGGGGCTGTCTCCCTTCCTGGAGGTGCCCCAGCCTCAGGGGCCACTGTCTACCTGCTGACCAAGACGCCGAAGCTGTTGACCCAGACAGACAGTGATGGGAGATTCCGAATCCCTGGCTTGTGCCCTGATGGCAAAAGCATCCTGAAGATCACAAAGGTCAAGTTTGCCCCCATTGTACGCACAATGCCCAAGACTAGCCTGAAGGCAGCCACCATCAAGGCAGAGTTTGTGAGGGCAG AGACTCCATACATGGTGATGAACCCTGAGACAAAAGCACGGAGAGCCGGGCAGAGCGTGTCCCTGTGCTGTAAGGCCACAGGGAAGCCCAGTCCGGACAAGTATTTTTG GTATCATAATGACACATTGCTGGATCCTTCCCTCTACAAGCATGAGAGCAAGCTGGTGCTGAGGAAACTGCAGCAGGACCAGGCTGGGGAGTACTTTTGCAAGGCCCAGAGTGATGCTGGGGCTGTGAAGTCCAAGGTTGCCCAGCTGATTGTCATAG CACCTGACGAGACTCCTTGCAACCCAGTTCCTGAGAGCTATCTTATCCGGTTGCCCCATGATTGCTTTCAGAAAGCCACCAACTCCTTCTACTATGACGTGGGACGCTGCCCTGTCAAGACCTGTGTAGGGCAGCAGGATAATGGGATCAGGTGCCGTGATGCTGTGCAGAACTGCTGTGGCATCTCCAAGACAGAGGAGAAAGAGATCCAGTGCAGTGGCTACACGCTACCCACCAAGGTGGCCAAGGAGTGCAGCTGCCAGCGGTGTACAGAAACTCGGAGCATCGTGCGGGGCCGTGTCAGTGCTGCTGACAATGGGGAGCCCATGCGCTTTGGCCATGTGTACATGGGGAATAGCCGTGTAAGCATGACTGGCTACAAGGGCACTTTCACCCTCCATGTCCCCCAGGACACTGAGAGGCTGGTGCTCACATTTGTGGACAGGCTGCAGAAGTTCGTCAACACCACCAAAGTGCTACCTTTCAACAAGAAGGGGAGTGCCGTGTTCCATGAAATCAAGATGCTTCGTCGGAAAGAGCCCATCACTTTGGAAGCCATGGAGACCAACATCATCCCCCTGGGGGAAATGGTTGGTGAAGACCCCATGGCTGAACTGGAGATTCCATCCAGGAGTTTCTACAGGCAGAATGGGGAGCCCTACACAGGAAAAGTGAAGGCCAGTGTGACCTTCCTGGATCCCCGGAATATTTCCACAGCCACAGCTGCCCAGAGTGACCTGAACTTCATCAATGACGAAGGAGACACTTTCCCCCTTCGGACGTATGGCATGTTCTCTGTGGACTTCAGAGATGAGGTCACCTCAGAGCCACTTAATGCTGGCAAAGTGAAGGTCCACCTCGACTCGACCCAGGTCAAGATGCCAGAGCACATATCCACAGTGAAACTCTGGTCACTCAATCCAGACACAGGGctgtgggaggaggaaggggacttcaaatttgaaaatcaaaggaggaacaaaagagaagacagaacCTTTCTGGTGGGCAACATGGAGATTCGTGAGAGGAGGCTCTTTAACCTGGATGTTCCTGAAAGCAGGCGGTGCTTTGTTAAGGTGAGGGCCTACCGGAGTGAGAGGTTCTTGCCTAGTGAGCAGATCCAGGGGGTTGTGATCTCTGTGATTAACCTGGAGCCTAGAACTGGCTTCTTGTCCAACCCTAGGGCCTGGGGCCGCTTTGACAGTGTCATCACAGGCCCCAATGGGGCCTGTGTGCCTGCCTTCTGTGATGACCAGTCCCCTGATGCCTACTCTGCCTATGTCTTGGCAAGCCTGGCTGGGGAGGAACTGCAAGCAGTGGAGTCTTCTCCTAAATTCAACCCAAATGCAATTGGCGTCCCTCAGCCCTATCTCAACAAGCTCAACTACCGTCGGACGGACCATGAGGATCCACGGGTTAAAAAGACAGCTTTCCAGATTAGCATGGCCAAGCCAAGGCCCAACTCAGCTGAGGAGAGCAATGGGCCCATCTATGCCTTTGAGAACCTCCGGGCATGTGAAGAGGCACCGCCCAGTGCAGCCCACTTCCGGTTCTACCAGATTGAGGGGGATCGATATGACTACAACACAGTCCCCTTCAATGAAGATGACCCTATGAGCTGGACTGAAGACTATCTGGCATGGTGGCCAAAGCCGATGGAATTCAGGGCCTGCTATATCAAGGTGAAGATTGTGGGGCCACTGGAAGTGAATGTGCGATCCCGCAACATGGGGGGCACTCATCGGCGGACAGTGGGGAAGCTGTATGGAATCCGAGATGTGAGGAGCACTCGGGACAGGGACCAGCCCAATGTCTCAGCTGCCTGTCTGGAGTTCAAGTGCAGTGGGATGCTCTATGATCAGGACCGTGTGGACCGCACCCTGGTGAAGGTCATCCCCCAGGGCAGCTGCCGTCGAGCCAGTGTGAACCCCATGCTGCATGAGTACCTGGTCAACCACTTGCCACTTGCAGTCAACAATGACACCAGTGAGTACACCATGCTGGCACCCTTGGACCCACTGGGCCACAACTATGGCATCTACACTGTCACTGACCAGGACCCTCGCACAGCCAAGGAGATCGCACTTGGCCGGTGCTTTGATGGCACATCCGATGGCTCCTCCAGAATCATGAAGAGCAATGTGGGAGTAGCCCTCACCTTCAACTGTGTAGAGAGGCAAGTAGGCCGCCAGAGTGCCTTCCAGTACCTCCAAAGCACCCCAGCGCGGTCCCCTGCTGCAGGCACTGTCCAAGGAAGAGTGCCCTCAAGAAGGCAGCAGCGAGCAAGCAGGGGTGGCCAGCGCCAGCGTGGAGCGGTGGCCTCTCTGAGATTTCCTACAGTTGCTCAACAGCCCCTGATCAACTAA